A single genomic interval of uncultured Pseudodesulfovibrio sp. harbors:
- a CDS encoding ATP-binding cassette domain-containing protein, which produces MLKQKDEIMTEETQAEVNPSPAVPDGPAAPEGEEPLSAPPSDCADEEPTVKLGTSIITCLQRIADSFGIRISEKAMELGNTSNLNHYLQMQADNMGLQASLGLSPRRYRSKNLPALVQYADGSFAVIEKRHGSMLEVWNGDTVAVKNNPAGLEQFGDWSCSFASVFETDSVPFLSLTWFTGQVGRMWPIYSQVILASILIHCFTLVIPLLMGIFYDRILPNLAESSLRVLITGAILVLGFDYLLKNIRTVLVEKSALQIERDAEPQLLREIFDVVHAALPPSAGHLTHAVQEFSRIKTLFTSQLILGTIDFSFLFFFLFIIYLNSGLLVLVPATISLLVLTVSLVYGLFIDRTVSAQSHLQSRRTSFLNEIFQGMESIKVTNAARVFVSRWSNEVEKSGEMSSKYRLAQSRCTMTTAFLGQMNSVGLLVVAFSLIGSGSMSSGGLLTTMVLSGRCVAVCASVANLVTSYLFARRSYKDLYDILQLEKESNESKHLQIQNVRGDLDFDNVSFRYYSEAPYVLENISFSIKEGERVGIIGPMGSGKTTLLKLLAGLAQPSEGVLRLDDHNMAHLNVENVRERMGVVSQSPVLFHGTLEFNLLMGARNVSQDALERALVISGIDTFVSKHPLGLKMPIIEGGKNLSRGQRQSVAIARSLISDPPILLLDEPTSSMDSTQERIFINRMSREMEGKTMLIVTHRPHILKIVDRILVIDQGKLVADGSRDAVLAKLGQGPA; this is translated from the coding sequence GTGCTCAAGCAGAAAGATGAAATCATGACGGAAGAAACGCAGGCCGAGGTGAATCCCTCTCCTGCCGTGCCGGACGGACCTGCCGCCCCCGAGGGGGAGGAGCCTTTGTCCGCACCGCCTTCCGACTGCGCGGACGAAGAACCGACGGTCAAGCTGGGCACGTCCATAATCACCTGCCTGCAACGAATCGCGGATTCGTTCGGTATCCGCATTTCCGAGAAGGCCATGGAACTCGGCAATACCTCGAACCTGAATCACTACCTGCAAATGCAGGCGGATAACATGGGGTTGCAGGCTTCCCTCGGATTGAGTCCGAGGCGGTATCGCTCAAAGAATCTTCCCGCTCTGGTTCAATACGCGGATGGAAGTTTCGCCGTCATTGAAAAGCGGCATGGAAGTATGCTGGAGGTCTGGAACGGCGACACCGTGGCGGTGAAGAACAATCCCGCCGGACTGGAACAGTTCGGGGACTGGAGCTGTTCCTTTGCCTCGGTTTTTGAAACGGACTCGGTCCCGTTCCTGAGCCTGACGTGGTTCACCGGACAGGTCGGGCGCATGTGGCCCATTTACTCTCAGGTGATACTGGCATCCATCCTGATCCACTGCTTCACGTTGGTCATCCCGCTGCTCATGGGTATCTTCTATGACCGCATTCTGCCGAACCTTGCCGAAAGCTCCCTGCGGGTGCTCATAACGGGCGCGATCCTTGTGCTCGGTTTCGATTACCTGCTGAAAAATATCCGCACCGTGCTGGTTGAAAAATCGGCATTGCAGATCGAGCGGGATGCAGAGCCGCAGCTTTTGCGGGAAATCTTTGATGTCGTTCACGCTGCCTTGCCGCCTTCGGCTGGGCATCTGACCCATGCGGTTCAGGAGTTCTCCCGGATCAAGACGCTTTTCACCAGCCAGCTTATTCTAGGAACCATTGATTTTTCCTTCCTGTTCTTCTTCCTTTTCATCATCTATCTGAACAGCGGTCTTCTGGTTCTGGTCCCGGCGACCATTTCCCTTCTGGTGTTGACGGTTTCTCTGGTCTACGGCCTGTTCATCGACCGCACCGTGTCCGCGCAAAGCCATCTTCAGTCACGCCGGACATCGTTCCTGAATGAGATTTTTCAGGGCATGGAATCCATCAAGGTGACCAATGCCGCACGGGTCTTCGTCTCCCGGTGGTCCAACGAGGTCGAGAAATCCGGCGAAATGAGTTCCAAGTACAGGCTCGCCCAATCCCGCTGCACCATGACCACGGCGTTCCTCGGCCAGATGAATTCCGTGGGATTACTCGTGGTGGCCTTTTCCCTCATCGGCAGCGGTTCCATGAGCAGTGGCGGTTTGCTGACCACTATGGTCCTGTCCGGGCGGTGCGTGGCAGTGTGTGCCAGCGTCGCCAACCTCGTCACTTCGTACCTGTTCGCCCGCCGTTCATACAAAGACCTCTATGATATTTTGCAGCTCGAAAAAGAGTCGAATGAATCGAAGCATTTGCAGATTCAGAACGTGCGCGGTGACCTCGATTTCGACAATGTGTCATTCCGGTATTACTCCGAAGCTCCGTATGTTCTTGAGAATATCTCGTTTTCCATCAAGGAGGGAGAAAGGGTAGGGATTATCGGTCCCATGGGAAGCGGCAAAACAACGCTCCTCAAGCTGCTGGCGGGACTGGCCCAGCCGTCGGAAGGCGTCCTTCGTCTTGACGATCACAACATGGCCCATCTCAATGTGGAAAATGTCCGGGAACGTATGGGCGTTGTTTCCCAGTCCCCGGTGTTGTTTCACGGGACGCTGGAGTTCAACCTGCTCATGGGCGCGCGCAATGTTTCGCAGGATGCGCTGGAACGCGCCCTTGTCATTTCCGGAATCGACACCTTTGTTTCCAAGCACCCGCTGGGGTTGAAGATGCCGATTATCGAGGGCGGGAAAAATCTGTCTCGCGGACAGCGGCAATCCGTGGCCATTGCCCGTTCCCTGATCAGCGATCCTCCCATCCTGCTGCTGGATGAACCGACCAGCAGCATGGATTCGACGCAGGAACGGATTTTCATCAACCGCATGAGCCGGGAGATGGAAGGCAAGACCATGCTCATTGTCACGCATAGACCGCATATTTTGAAGATTGTGGACAGGATTCTCGTCATCGATCAGGGCAAGCTGGTGGCGGACGGTTCCAGAGATGCGGTGCTGGCCAAACTGGGACAGGGTCCGGCTTGA
- a CDS encoding HlyD family type I secretion periplasmic adaptor subunit has protein sequence MKRDSWIYQFFYAFEQNMGHLIVLMVITLFMFVFVIWAYNSNIEKTVRAQGIVETNLTDKVVGHYEGGVVEKVFVREGDTVVAGQAIVSIANTTTTKERNKSEIKQKQWQAKLERLMAESTGTVEEFAKKAQTPEELSELQFARYRAEALQQRIVILETQIAQSQAALEASQQHMENMLEEEKVLKEQYDLLEPMVKKGVGSRQLLLQRKTDLAKIATSIDEISNKKEEYVLEIRELEQRINREQLDFNRDVREEISTTSSELRAVIEELNAANEQIVRSVVRSPIDGTIYKLSANTVGGIVRSGEALAEIVPNDAVIRIEGKVQPSDRTKIWNGMTAKIRPSSYEFSRKTMLRAEIINISAKTYFDDLTRTWYYRVILKTAKEDADKTKDFLPGMIVEVNILSGEESVLEYLLSPILRGVRGALSEHNTR, from the coding sequence GTGAAGCGTGATTCCTGGATATATCAATTTTTTTATGCGTTTGAGCAGAACATGGGGCACCTGATTGTCCTCATGGTCATAACCCTTTTCATGTTCGTTTTCGTGATCTGGGCTTACAACAGCAACATCGAGAAAACCGTTCGGGCGCAGGGGATAGTCGAGACCAATCTGACCGACAAAGTCGTGGGCCATTATGAAGGCGGCGTGGTGGAGAAGGTCTTTGTGCGCGAAGGGGATACCGTCGTTGCAGGGCAGGCGATCGTTTCCATCGCCAACACCACGACCACCAAGGAGCGCAACAAGTCGGAAATCAAGCAGAAGCAGTGGCAGGCCAAGCTGGAAAGGTTGATGGCCGAAAGCACGGGGACTGTTGAAGAATTTGCCAAGAAAGCGCAGACGCCGGAAGAACTCAGCGAATTGCAGTTCGCACGGTATCGGGCAGAGGCCTTGCAGCAGCGTATCGTGATTCTGGAGACGCAGATAGCCCAGAGTCAGGCGGCTCTGGAGGCAAGCCAACAGCACATGGAGAACATGCTTGAAGAGGAGAAGGTCCTCAAGGAACAGTATGATCTGCTCGAACCCATGGTGAAAAAAGGCGTTGGCTCCAGACAGCTTCTGCTGCAAAGAAAAACCGATCTCGCGAAGATTGCCACGAGCATCGATGAAATCTCCAACAAGAAGGAAGAATACGTTCTGGAAATCCGGGAGCTTGAACAGCGGATCAACCGGGAGCAACTGGATTTCAATCGTGATGTGCGGGAAGAAATCAGCACCACCTCTTCCGAGCTTCGGGCTGTGATCGAGGAACTGAACGCCGCCAACGAGCAGATCGTGCGGAGCGTGGTTCGTTCGCCCATTGACGGTACCATATACAAGTTGAGCGCCAATACGGTCGGCGGCATTGTCCGGTCCGGCGAGGCCCTTGCCGAAATCGTCCCCAATGATGCGGTTATCCGCATCGAGGGAAAGGTGCAGCCCAGCGACAGGACAAAGATATGGAACGGCATGACGGCGAAAATCCGTCCGTCCTCCTATGAATTTTCTCGCAAAACCATGTTGCGGGCCGAGATTATCAATATCTCGGCAAAAACCTATTTTGATGACCTCACGCGCACTTGGTATTACCGGGTGATCCTCAAAACAGCCAAGGAAGATGCCGATAAAACAAAGGATTTTCTTCCGGGCATGATTGTGGAAGTCAATATCCTTTCGGGTGAGGAAAGCGTGTTGGAGTATTTGCTGTCCCCGATTCTGCGCGGTGTGCGCGGCGCTCTTTCGGAGCATAACACCAGATGA
- a CDS encoding HD domain-containing phosphohydrolase, which yields MKVIKGSPSWITTLVLSCFFLVLGVGAWYSAKLFLQEKEAHHVEELEQYQAKVLNAQSEVLSGQLVTPVLRARELAKSRIFRRSIANFASMKDKKKILAQEDFENFIDVAGFRAGHLFSTGGSLRATTMDKLDSTESEYYAPVRSVAETRQPYFSPLYLYKGELVSDLFIPVYPAHVLSDSADPEYVLALVVPVHALLRSFLTSIRNLDYQTTVRLVQQDEGGRFQEIVVAYPDLIKVIPVKASLKGVKQVEFGRRADLNGLGSVYSSVVYLPAVRWWIAAETDEDVLIAPVREWQDMVMVLLAFGGILAAFITTAVVLFFSRYRHCRIERSLAQELEPMREVLAVGTSISSALPTPLFLLNAQDETIMFANEAFASMCGKPMSVILGLSISELFLPVETESLHHGQQMLAMSGGKSYSQEMELFRGPSPLLYEVQSLQCDSGDESSPNILFVFREITEERAGHIQDVENRQQIIDALVRAVERVPFLDGHTALLRQLSVEIAETLLLSDADCSTVEAAAILSQVGKTFIPKEIMQKEGKLTPEEIQETRRYVEHTCRIIEGIEFHLPIVETIWQMQETLDGSGYPHGLKGDDVSMLARILGVANTFSALVKKRSYRKAKTAKQAVEILQQSTGRYDATVIRALEAVVESTHGQAIMRENDIDIDAE from the coding sequence ATGAAAGTGATAAAAGGGAGTCCTTCCTGGATAACCACCCTTGTCCTGAGCTGCTTTTTCCTCGTGCTGGGTGTGGGTGCCTGGTATTCGGCCAAGCTGTTTTTACAGGAAAAGGAAGCGCATCATGTGGAGGAACTGGAGCAGTATCAGGCCAAGGTGTTGAATGCCCAGTCCGAGGTCCTTTCCGGGCAGCTGGTGACTCCTGTGCTGCGTGCCCGGGAATTGGCCAAGTCGCGTATTTTCCGCCGTTCCATCGCCAATTTCGCCAGCATGAAGGACAAGAAGAAAATCCTGGCTCAGGAAGATTTTGAAAACTTCATTGATGTCGCAGGATTTCGGGCCGGTCATCTTTTCAGTACGGGCGGCAGCCTGCGGGCCACGACCATGGACAAGCTCGATTCGACCGAGAGTGAATACTACGCTCCGGTGCGAAGTGTCGCCGAGACGCGCCAGCCATATTTTTCTCCCTTGTATCTGTATAAGGGGGAGCTTGTTTCGGATCTGTTCATTCCGGTCTACCCCGCGCATGTGTTGTCCGATTCAGCCGATCCCGAATATGTTCTCGCCCTTGTCGTTCCCGTGCATGCCTTGCTGAGAAGTTTCCTGACGTCGATCCGCAACCTTGATTACCAGACCACGGTCCGGCTAGTGCAGCAGGATGAGGGAGGCCGATTTCAGGAAATCGTTGTGGCGTATCCCGACCTGATCAAGGTCATTCCGGTCAAGGCGTCGCTCAAGGGCGTCAAGCAGGTTGAGTTTGGCCGGAGAGCGGATCTGAACGGTTTGGGTTCAGTCTATTCTTCGGTGGTCTATCTGCCGGCTGTCCGCTGGTGGATCGCTGCGGAAACGGATGAGGACGTGCTCATCGCTCCGGTGCGTGAATGGCAGGACATGGTGATGGTCCTGCTGGCTTTCGGCGGGATATTGGCTGCATTCATTACGACGGCCGTGGTGTTGTTCTTCAGCCGTTATCGCCATTGCCGGATAGAGCGTTCCCTTGCTCAGGAACTGGAGCCGATGCGGGAAGTTCTCGCCGTCGGCACGAGTATCAGCAGCGCCCTTCCCACTCCGCTCTTTCTGCTCAACGCGCAGGATGAAACAATCATGTTCGCCAACGAAGCGTTCGCAAGCATGTGCGGCAAGCCCATGTCCGTGATCCTCGGGCTTTCCATTTCTGAGCTGTTCCTTCCCGTGGAAACGGAATCCCTGCACCATGGGCAGCAGATGCTCGCCATGTCCGGCGGGAAATCCTATTCACAGGAGATGGAACTTTTTCGTGGTCCCTCACCTCTGCTGTATGAAGTCCAGAGTCTGCAATGTGATTCTGGCGACGAGTCTTCTCCCAATATCCTGTTCGTGTTCCGCGAGATCACGGAAGAGCGGGCAGGCCACATTCAGGATGTCGAGAACCGCCAGCAGATCATTGACGCTCTTGTCAGGGCGGTGGAACGAGTCCCGTTCCTTGACGGGCATACTGCGCTTCTGCGCCAGCTTTCCGTGGAAATAGCCGAGACATTGCTGCTCAGCGATGCGGATTGTTCCACAGTGGAAGCTGCCGCCATTCTTTCTCAGGTCGGCAAGACGTTTATTCCCAAGGAAATCATGCAGAAGGAAGGCAAACTGACGCCCGAAGAGATTCAGGAAACCCGTCGCTATGTCGAGCATACGTGCCGCATCATTGAAGGCATTGAGTTTCACCTGCCCATCGTCGAAACCATTTGGCAGATGCAGGAAACGCTTGATGGTTCCGGCTACCCCCATGGATTGAAGGGGGACGATGTCTCCATGCTTGCCCGCATTCTCGGAGTGGCCAACACGTTCAGTGCCCTTGTGAAGAAGCGCTCCTACCGAAAGGCAAAAACAGCGAAACAGGCTGTCGAGATTCTACAGCAGTCGACAGGGCGCTATGATGCGACGGTCATCCGGGCCCTTGAGGCGGTGGTGGAATCCACCCATGGTCAAGCCATCATGCGTGAGAACGATATCGATATTGATGCCGAATAA
- the nhaA gene encoding Na+/H+ antiporter NhaA: MGTQNCKQLPLHYLLNSFNSFFKMEAAGGIALMVCTVAALVWANSPWAASYHSLWQTKLTVGIGDWILSKPALLWINDGLMAIFFFVVGLEIKREILVGGLSSPSQTIMPVAAAVGGMTIPAICFFAFNAGTDSVGGWGIPMATDIAFALGIMSLLGSRVPVGLKIFLTAVAIVDDIGAILVIAIFYTTSLDLPALGIGVFVLGLMALLNFRWGIRHSIPYLVLGVIVWFAFLKSGIHATIAGVLAAMTIPASTRMDCTGFVEKLRGAAETFELAITPGKSVLTNKAQQIVLHSIEHAYDDATTPLQNIEHALHPWVAFCIMPIFALANAGVALEADVFQELVTPVAVGIFVGLVIGKQIGVTGACWLVNKLGLASFPDKTTMMHLWGASCLSGVGFTMSIFIANLAFEDAARLVELSKIAILFASLVAGISGYVVLKYFAPDASEADS, translated from the coding sequence ATGGGCACTCAGAATTGCAAACAACTCCCTCTTCATTATCTGCTCAACTCCTTTAATTCGTTTTTTAAGATGGAGGCGGCTGGTGGCATCGCGTTGATGGTCTGCACTGTTGCGGCCTTGGTCTGGGCCAATTCTCCCTGGGCCGCATCATATCATTCCCTGTGGCAGACGAAATTGACGGTCGGCATCGGGGACTGGATACTGTCCAAACCCGCGCTCCTGTGGATCAACGACGGTCTGATGGCTATTTTCTTTTTCGTGGTCGGCCTTGAGATCAAGCGGGAAATATTGGTGGGCGGTTTGTCTTCGCCGAGCCAGACCATCATGCCCGTGGCCGCCGCAGTAGGGGGCATGACCATCCCGGCGATCTGCTTCTTTGCCTTTAACGCCGGGACCGATTCCGTCGGCGGCTGGGGTATCCCCATGGCCACGGATATCGCTTTTGCCCTTGGCATCATGTCCCTGCTCGGGAGCCGGGTGCCTGTGGGGCTCAAGATTTTTCTCACCGCCGTAGCGATCGTGGATGATATCGGAGCCATCCTCGTTATCGCCATATTCTACACGACCTCGCTGGACCTGCCCGCTCTCGGGATAGGGGTTTTCGTACTCGGACTAATGGCTCTGCTCAATTTCCGTTGGGGAATACGCCATTCGATTCCCTATCTGGTCCTTGGTGTTATCGTCTGGTTTGCGTTTCTCAAGTCCGGCATTCACGCCACTATCGCGGGCGTCTTGGCGGCCATGACCATTCCGGCCAGCACCCGTATGGACTGCACCGGTTTTGTGGAAAAATTACGCGGCGCGGCTGAAACCTTTGAGCTGGCCATCACCCCTGGTAAATCCGTGCTCACCAACAAGGCGCAGCAGATTGTGTTGCATTCCATTGAGCACGCCTATGACGATGCCACGACGCCGCTTCAGAATATCGAACACGCCCTGCATCCATGGGTGGCGTTCTGCATCATGCCGATCTTTGCGTTGGCCAATGCGGGCGTGGCGCTGGAGGCCGACGTGTTTCAGGAGCTGGTTACTCCCGTGGCTGTGGGTATTTTTGTCGGTTTGGTTATTGGTAAACAGATCGGCGTCACCGGAGCCTGCTGGCTGGTGAACAAACTCGGTCTGGCCTCCTTTCCGGACAAGACGACAATGATGCACCTGTGGGGCGCAAGCTGTCTGTCCGGTGTCGGGTTCACCATGTCCATTTTCATCGCCAACCTTGCTTTCGAGGATGCGGCCAGACTGGTGGAACTTTCCAAGATCGCAATCCTTTTTGCCTCACTGGTTGCCGGAATATCGGGATATGTCGTTTTGAAGTATTTCGCTCCGGATGCTTCGGAGGCCGACAGTTAG